One window from the genome of Diospyros lotus cultivar Yz01 chromosome 11, ASM1463336v1, whole genome shotgun sequence encodes:
- the LOC127812733 gene encoding uncharacterized protein LOC127812733 has translation MEDNYKPTVQPQRGLNPMMHDVVKKDVIKLLDAGTHKKLQLHEMEECREAAYENARIYKDRTKRWHDKSINKKEFNIGEKVLLYNSRLKLFLGKLKSRWYGPFTVKQVHPYGVVEIFRDTEEPFKVNGYRLKHYEDGGFEKGNSVLQLHEPN, from the coding sequence ATGGAAGATAACTACAAACCAACTGTGCAGCCACAAAGAGGGCTCAACCCAATGATGCACGACGTGGTTAAGAAAGATGTGATCAAGCTTCTTGATGCAGGTACTCACAAGAAATTGCAACTTCATGAGATGGAGGAATGTCGTGAAGCAGCATATGAGAATGCACGGATCTATAAGGATAGGACCAAGAGATGGCATGATAAAAGTATTAACAAGAAAGAATTCAATATTGGAGAGAAAGTTCTTCTATACAATTCTAGGCTTAAGCTCTTCCTGGGCAAGTTGAAATCAAGATGGTATGGTCCTTTCACTGTCAAGCAGGTACATCCTTATGGCGTTGTGGAGATTTTCAGGGACACTGAAGAACCTTTCAAGGTTAATGGATATCGTCTAAAGCACTATGAAGATGGTGGATTCGAGAAAGGTAACTCAGTCCTTCAGTTGCATGAGCCGAACTAG
- the LOC127812732 gene encoding uncharacterized protein LOC127812732, whose amino-acid sequence MIQGEVLPPREFYKTKLKEYETTQRRPNQMEAKCEYEWSPKIKFLDPNVKPYVPPLPFPQRLKQHQNQQFAKFFKMLKKLHINIALVDSITQVPSYAKFLKEILANKRKLAEFETIKLSEECFAIVQNKLPQKLKDPGSFIIPCIIGDIYFDKVLFDLGASINLMPLTIFKKLGLGELKPITITLQLADRSIKHPRGIVEDVLVKVDKFIFPVDFIVLDMIEDLEVPLILGRPFLGTGKALIDVQQRQLVLRVQDDQVTFKVFQALKHLAEDQTCYRLDVIDCVVHDCFQANKFENPFEGCLVKPTTIGGEDDAYEEIVKMSEANSPPRQTYTKKHGPRYEKLERLLMKLPKPSIEGSPSLELKPLPSYLKYAFLEGSSSLPVIISFSLTGDTEVRLLQVLKKHKRAFGWTISDI is encoded by the coding sequence ATGATCCAAGGAGAAGTGCTTCCACCAAGGGAATTTTATAAGACCAAACTAAAAGAATATGAGACAACACAAAGAAGGCCAAACCAGATGGAAGCAAAATGTGAGTATGAGTGGtcaccaaaaatcaagtttttagaTCCTAATGTCAAGCCATATGTGCCACCATTGCCTTTCCCTCAAAGACTCAAGCAGCACCAAAATCAGCAATTCGCCAAATTCTTTAAGATGTTAAAGAAGTTGCACATCAATATTGCACTTGTGGATTCTATTACACAAGTCCCTAGTTATGCCAAGTTCTTAAAAGAGATTTTAGCCAACAAGAGGAAGCTAGCAGAATTTGAGACAATCAAGCTAAGTGAAGAGTGCTTTGCCATTGTGCAAAACAAGTTGCCACAAAAGCTTAAGGATCCAGGGAGTTTTATTATCCCTTGTATTATTGGTGACATCTATTTTGATAAAGTTCTGTTTGATTTAGGAGCTAGTATTAATCTCATGCCTTTGACTATTTTTAAGAAACTAGGTTTGGGAGAACTAAAGCCAATCACAATCACTTTGCAGCTCGCAGATAGATCGATCAAGCATCCAAGaggtattgtggaagatgttTTGGTAAAGGTAGACAAATTCATATTCCCAGTTGATTTCATTGTCTTGGATATGATTGAGGACCTTGAGGTTCCCCTTATTTTAGGGAGGCCATTTCTAGGTACAGGTAAAGCTTTGATAGATGTCCAGCAAAGACAACTTGTGTTGAGGGTTCAAGATGACCAAGTAACATTTAAAGTGTTTCAGGCTCTCAAGCATCTAGCAGAAGACCAAACTTGTTATAGACTTGATGTTATTGACTGTGTTGTGCATGATTGCTTCCAAGCTAATAAGTTTGAAAACCCTTTTGAGGGTTGTTTAGTAAAGCCGACTACTATAGGTGGAGAGGATGATGCATATGAGGAGATTGTCAAGATGTCAGAGGCAAATTCACCTCCCCGCCAAACCTATACTAAGAAGCATGGACCAAGATATGAGAAGCTAGAGAGACTGTTGATGAAATTGCCCAAGCCATCCATTGAAGGGTCACCTTCACTTGAGCTTAAACCTCTTCCATCTTATCTGAAATATGCATTTTTAGAAGGCTCTTCATCCTTACCTGTGATTATTTCATTCTCTTTGACAGGTGACACGGAGGTAAGGTTGTTACAAGTGCTCAAGAAGCATAAAAGGGCTTTTGGTTGGACCATATCAGATATTTAA